The Streptomyces sp. NL15-2K genome contains a region encoding:
- a CDS encoding extracellular solute-binding protein, with translation MKRKLTVAIGIAGMMVSIAACGGEGGSGGSDNSGADAKELTVWLTVDAQNNWPQLVKAADAAVQKAHPGIKINHEYYGWPDKNAKLDAVLATDKAPDVVEMGNTEMLSYMVKGAFAPLDPAKFDNSSAWLDGLKASVTYDGKTYGVPYYAGGRVANWRKDVFASVGVKSTPKTYDELTAALDKVQKKQGDKFSAWYQPTRDWYAAMSFVYDAGGSIAVESGGEWKANLSSPESVKGLKEFQKVVSKYMHGDKTKDESDRYIVYGQGKSGMIFAPAWEGATAAAPENDKTGKLKGNVENFVMPGPSGKNLPVFLGGSDLAVPVKSDAQAVAAEWINAFTGPSGQKGLIAKGNLPNNKTDLATLKSDPETAVPATAAESNWFVPMAPGWGQVEKAQVLQAMLQNIGTGKKSVEAAAKDADAAIDKVINSK, from the coding sequence GTGAAGCGCAAGCTGACAGTCGCGATCGGTATCGCGGGCATGATGGTCTCCATCGCGGCGTGCGGGGGCGAGGGTGGCAGCGGGGGTTCGGACAACAGCGGGGCGGACGCCAAGGAGCTGACCGTCTGGCTCACCGTCGACGCGCAGAACAACTGGCCGCAGCTGGTGAAGGCGGCCGACGCCGCGGTGCAGAAGGCGCACCCCGGCATCAAGATCAACCACGAGTACTACGGCTGGCCGGACAAGAACGCCAAGCTGGACGCCGTCCTCGCCACCGACAAGGCCCCCGACGTGGTCGAGATGGGCAACACCGAGATGCTGAGCTACATGGTCAAGGGCGCCTTCGCTCCCCTCGACCCGGCGAAGTTCGACAACTCCTCCGCCTGGCTGGACGGCCTCAAGGCCTCGGTGACCTACGACGGCAAGACCTACGGCGTCCCCTACTACGCCGGCGGCCGCGTCGCCAACTGGCGCAAGGACGTGTTCGCCTCGGTGGGCGTCAAGTCCACCCCGAAGACGTACGACGAGCTGACCGCCGCCCTGGACAAGGTCCAGAAGAAGCAGGGCGACAAGTTCAGCGCCTGGTACCAGCCCACCCGTGACTGGTACGCCGCCATGTCCTTCGTCTACGACGCCGGCGGCTCGATCGCCGTCGAGTCGGGCGGCGAGTGGAAGGCCAACCTCTCCTCGCCGGAGTCCGTCAAGGGCCTGAAGGAGTTCCAGAAGGTCGTCTCCAAGTACATGCACGGCGACAAGACCAAGGACGAGTCCGACCGTTACATCGTCTACGGCCAGGGCAAGTCCGGCATGATCTTCGCCCCCGCCTGGGAGGGCGCGACCGCGGCCGCCCCGGAGAACGACAAGACCGGCAAGCTCAAGGGCAACGTCGAGAACTTCGTGATGCCCGGCCCGTCCGGCAAGAACCTCCCCGTCTTCCTGGGCGGCAGCGACCTCGCCGTCCCGGTGAAGTCCGACGCGCAGGCCGTCGCCGCCGAGTGGATCAACGCGTTCACCGGCCCCTCCGGCCAGAAGGGCCTGATCGCCAAGGGCAACCTGCCCAACAACAAGACCGACCTCGCCACGCTCAAGAGCGACCCGGAGACGGCGGTCCCGGCCACCGCGGCCGAGTCCAACTGGTTCGTCCCGATGGCACCGGGCTGGGGCCAGGTCGAGAAGGCCCAGGTCCTGCAGGCCATGCTGCAGAACATCGGCACCGGCAAGAAGTCGGTCGAGGCCGCCGCGAAGGACGCGGACGCCGCGATCGACAAGGTCATCAACTCCAAGTGA
- a CDS encoding DUF3311 domain-containing protein, whose protein sequence is MSNEPEVSRTVVTPTRVVIAVCLVAPFVAMLWVGSYAKTDPVFIGIPFFYWYQMAWVLISTALTMTAYKLWQRDQRARSSQKGGASQ, encoded by the coding sequence ATGTCCAATGAGCCGGAAGTGAGCAGAACGGTGGTGACCCCCACGAGGGTCGTCATCGCCGTCTGCCTGGTCGCGCCCTTCGTGGCGATGCTGTGGGTGGGGTCGTACGCCAAGACGGACCCGGTCTTCATCGGCATCCCGTTCTTCTACTGGTACCAGATGGCCTGGGTGCTGATCTCCACGGCGCTCACGATGACCGCGTACAAGCTGTGGCAGCGTGACCAGCGCGCCCGCTCCTCCCAGAAGGGCGGTGCGTCGCAGTGA
- a CDS encoding carbohydrate ABC transporter permease: MSALTTPVHRKSKAGWNLLGLLVFVTAGFPVYWMLNTAFKPAKDAIDPDPSVLPTGLTLSNFSRALDIADFWGSVGRSLVVSLAVVVIGMVVGMLAALAISRFAFRGRKIVIVGILAVQMVPLVAMIIPVFLLLNDLGQYDRLTGLIITYLTFILPFTVWTLRGFIVNIPRELEEAAMVDGCSRTSAFVRVVFPLLAPGMVATSVYGFIQAWNEYLYALMLLSQKNQTATVWLGNFSTKHGTEYAPMMAGSTMMAVPIVVLFLLVQRKMAAGLTAGAVKG; encoded by the coding sequence ATGAGCGCACTGACGACTCCCGTGCACCGGAAGTCGAAGGCCGGCTGGAACCTCCTCGGTCTCCTCGTGTTCGTCACCGCCGGCTTCCCCGTCTACTGGATGCTCAATACGGCGTTCAAGCCGGCCAAGGACGCCATCGACCCGGACCCGAGCGTGCTGCCCACGGGCCTCACCCTGTCCAACTTCAGCCGGGCGCTGGACATCGCCGACTTCTGGGGCTCGGTGGGCCGCAGCCTGGTCGTGTCCCTCGCGGTGGTCGTGATCGGCATGGTCGTCGGCATGCTGGCAGCGCTCGCCATCTCCCGGTTCGCCTTCCGCGGCCGGAAGATCGTGATCGTGGGCATCCTCGCGGTCCAGATGGTCCCGCTGGTCGCGATGATCATCCCGGTCTTCCTGCTCCTGAACGACCTGGGCCAGTACGACCGGCTGACGGGCCTGATCATCACCTACCTGACCTTCATCCTCCCCTTCACGGTGTGGACGCTTCGCGGCTTCATCGTCAACATCCCGAGGGAGCTGGAGGAGGCGGCGATGGTCGACGGCTGCTCCCGCACCAGCGCCTTCGTCCGGGTCGTGTTCCCTCTGCTGGCCCCCGGCATGGTCGCCACCTCGGTCTACGGCTTCATCCAGGCCTGGAACGAGTACCTGTACGCCCTCATGCTGCTCAGCCAGAAGAACCAGACCGCGACCGTCTGGCTCGGCAACTTCTCCACCAAGCACGGCACCGAATACGCCCCGATGATGGCCGGATCCACCATGATGGCCGTGCCGATCGTCGTCCTGTTCCTCCTCGTCCAGCGCAAGATGGCCGCGGGCCTGACCGCGGGCGCCGTGAAGGGATAA
- a CDS encoding sodium:solute symporter family protein: protein MNDGVNGVALAVFIFFFLAVTVLGFLAARWRKAENEHSLDEWGLGGRSFGTWVTWFLLGGDLYTAYTFVAVPAAIYAAGAAGFFAVPYTILVYPLIFTFLPRLWSVSHKHGYVTTSDFVRGRWGSKGLSLAVAVTGILATMPYIALQLVGIQAVLDVMGVGGGEDTNWFVKDLPLLIAFGVLAAYTYSSGLRAPALIAFVKDTLIYIVIAVAIIYIPIKLGGFDEIFAKAGDAFSQTNPATGAPRGALVPAEAGQWTYATLALGSALALFMYPHSITATLSSRSREVIRRNTTILPLYSLMLGLLALLGFMAIAAGVKVSNGQLAIPQLFEDMFPSWFAGVAFAAIGIGALVPAAIMSIAAANLFTRNIYKDFIKPDATPEQETKVSKLVSLLVKVGALVFVLTMDKTVAINFQLLGGIWILQTFPALVGGLFTRWFHRWALLAGWAVGMIYGTVAAYGVASPTQKHFGGSSKEIPGIGEIGYIGLTAFVLNVVVTVVLTFVLKALKAPEGVDETKPEDYTADAGDPGVQVELPPATAGAGH from the coding sequence GTGAACGACGGCGTGAACGGCGTCGCACTCGCCGTCTTCATCTTCTTCTTCCTGGCCGTCACGGTCCTGGGCTTCCTGGCCGCCCGCTGGCGCAAGGCCGAGAACGAGCACAGCCTCGACGAATGGGGCCTCGGCGGCCGCTCGTTCGGCACCTGGGTCACCTGGTTCCTGCTCGGCGGCGACCTGTACACGGCGTACACCTTCGTCGCCGTACCGGCGGCGATCTACGCGGCCGGCGCGGCCGGCTTCTTCGCCGTGCCGTACACCATCCTGGTCTATCCGCTGATCTTCACCTTCCTTCCGCGCCTGTGGTCCGTCTCGCACAAGCACGGATACGTGACGACCTCGGACTTCGTGCGCGGCCGGTGGGGTTCCAAGGGGCTGTCGCTCGCCGTGGCCGTCACCGGCATCCTCGCGACCATGCCGTACATCGCGCTCCAGCTGGTCGGCATCCAGGCCGTGCTGGACGTGATGGGCGTCGGCGGCGGCGAGGACACCAACTGGTTCGTCAAGGACCTGCCGCTGCTGATCGCCTTCGGCGTGCTGGCCGCGTACACGTACTCGTCGGGGCTGCGGGCCCCCGCGCTGATCGCGTTCGTGAAGGACACGCTGATCTACATCGTCATCGCGGTGGCGATCATCTACATCCCGATCAAGCTGGGCGGGTTCGACGAGATCTTCGCCAAGGCGGGCGACGCGTTCAGCCAGACCAACCCGGCGACGGGCGCGCCGCGCGGTGCGCTGGTCCCGGCGGAGGCGGGCCAGTGGACGTACGCCACGCTGGCGTTGGGCTCGGCGCTGGCCCTGTTCATGTACCCGCACTCGATCACGGCGACGCTGTCCTCGCGCAGCCGTGAGGTGATCCGGCGCAACACCACGATCCTGCCGCTGTACTCCCTGATGCTGGGCCTGCTGGCGCTGCTGGGCTTCATGGCGATCGCGGCCGGAGTCAAGGTCAGTAACGGGCAGTTGGCGATCCCGCAGCTGTTCGAAGACATGTTCCCGAGCTGGTTCGCGGGCGTGGCCTTCGCGGCGATCGGCATCGGCGCGCTGGTGCCGGCGGCGATCATGTCCATTGCGGCCGCGAACCTCTTCACCCGCAACATCTACAAGGACTTCATCAAGCCGGACGCCACGCCGGAGCAGGAGACGAAGGTTTCCAAACTGGTCTCGCTTCTGGTGAAGGTGGGCGCGCTGGTCTTCGTCCTGACGATGGACAAGACGGTCGCGATCAACTTCCAGCTGCTCGGCGGCATCTGGATCCTGCAGACCTTCCCGGCGCTGGTCGGCGGTCTGTTCACGCGCTGGTTCCACCGCTGGGCGCTGCTCGCCGGCTGGGCGGTCGGCATGATCTACGGCACGGTCGCCGCGTACGGCGTCGCCTCGCCGACGCAGAAGCACTTCGGCGGCTCGTCGAAGGAGATCCCCGGGATCGGCGAGATCGGCTACATCGGTCTGACGGCGTTCGTGCTGAACGTGGTCGTCACCGTCGTCCTGACCTTCGTCCTGAAGGCGCTGAAGGCCCCGGAGGGCGTCGACGAGACCAAGCCCGAGGACTACACGGCCGACGCGGGCGACCCGGGCGTCCAGGTGGAGCTGCCGCCGGCCACGGCGGGCGCCGGGCACTGA
- a CDS encoding sugar ABC transporter permease, with amino-acid sequence MTAADTTTPAKVPPPRQAPPPRLPDAPPRKPTSSGAGTPWLLLAPCLLILALVLGYPLVRLVTLSFQKFGQSQLWGFQPAESVGFDNFTKVLGDGEFWAVVVRTIVFAAGCVIFTMVVGMLIALLLQRVSGWVKTLVNIALVASWGMPIIVATTVFKWLFDADYGILNALLSKLPGVEMIGHNWFASGPQGLAVIMLLVVWGAVPFVVITLSAGLTQVPKEMEEAARLDGAGAWGVFRYVTLPILKPIIVMVTTLSVIWDMGVFPQVFVMRNGHPEAEFQLLTTYSYDRAFVVNDYAQGSAIALLTVVLLLGVVAVYMRQMLKIGEVE; translated from the coding sequence ATGACTGCCGCAGACACGACCACCCCTGCCAAGGTGCCGCCGCCGCGGCAGGCGCCGCCACCACGTCTTCCGGACGCACCCCCCAGGAAGCCGACGTCGAGCGGGGCCGGCACCCCCTGGCTGCTGCTCGCCCCCTGCCTGCTGATCCTGGCGCTCGTCCTCGGCTATCCGCTGGTCCGCCTGGTCACCCTCTCCTTCCAGAAGTTCGGGCAGTCCCAGCTGTGGGGCTTCCAGCCGGCCGAGTCGGTCGGGTTCGACAACTTCACCAAGGTGCTGGGCGACGGCGAGTTCTGGGCGGTCGTCGTACGGACCATCGTCTTCGCGGCCGGCTGCGTCATCTTCACGATGGTCGTCGGCATGCTGATCGCGCTGCTGCTCCAGCGGGTCTCCGGCTGGGTGAAGACGCTGGTCAACATCGCGCTGGTGGCCAGTTGGGGTATGCCGATCATCGTCGCCACCACGGTCTTCAAGTGGCTGTTCGACGCGGACTACGGCATCCTCAACGCGCTCCTCAGCAAGCTGCCCGGTGTGGAGATGATCGGCCACAACTGGTTCGCCAGCGGGCCGCAGGGACTGGCCGTGATCATGCTGCTGGTGGTCTGGGGGGCCGTGCCCTTCGTGGTGATCACCCTGAGCGCCGGTCTCACCCAGGTGCCGAAGGAGATGGAAGAGGCGGCCAGGCTCGACGGCGCGGGCGCCTGGGGCGTCTTCCGTTACGTCACCCTCCCCATCCTCAAGCCGATCATCGTGATGGTCACCACCCTGTCGGTCATCTGGGACATGGGCGTCTTCCCGCAGGTCTTCGTGATGCGCAACGGTCACCCGGAGGCCGAGTTCCAGCTTCTGACCACTTACTCCTACGACCGCGCCTTCGTGGTCAACGACTACGCGCAGGGCTCGGCGATCGCCCTGCTCACCGTGGTGTTGCTGCTCGGCGTGGTCGCCGTCTACATGCGCCAGATGCTGAAGATCGGAGAGGTCGAATGA
- a CDS encoding GntR family transcriptional regulator, with protein MSTDVSSAENEGGASVRTARVPKYYRLKKHLLDMTETQSPGTPVPPERTLAAEFDTSRTTVRQALQELVVEGRLERIQGKGTFVAKPKVSQALQLTSYTEDMRAQGLEPTSQLLDIGYVTADDRLAELLDITPGGRVLRIERLRMANGEPMAIETTHLSAKRFPALRRSLVKYTSLYTALAEVYDVHLAEAEETIETSLATPREAGLLGTDVGLPMLMLSRHSLDRGGQPVEWVRSVYRGDRYKFVARLKRPQE; from the coding sequence ATGAGCACCGACGTCAGCAGTGCGGAGAACGAGGGTGGAGCGAGTGTCCGTACCGCGCGCGTGCCCAAGTACTACCGCTTGAAGAAGCACCTGCTCGACATGACGGAGACGCAGTCGCCGGGCACGCCGGTGCCGCCCGAGCGGACGCTCGCCGCCGAGTTCGACACCTCGCGCACCACCGTGCGCCAGGCCCTTCAGGAGCTGGTGGTCGAGGGGCGCCTGGAGCGCATCCAGGGCAAGGGCACCTTCGTCGCCAAGCCGAAGGTCTCGCAGGCGCTCCAACTCACCTCGTACACCGAGGACATGCGCGCCCAGGGGCTCGAACCCACCTCTCAGCTGCTGGACATCGGCTACGTCACCGCCGACGACCGGCTCGCCGAGCTGCTCGACATCACGCCCGGCGGACGCGTCCTGCGCATCGAGCGGCTGCGGATGGCGAACGGCGAGCCGATGGCCATCGAGACGACCCACCTGAGCGCGAAGCGCTTCCCGGCCCTGCGCCGGTCGCTGGTCAAGTACACGTCCCTCTACACGGCGTTGGCCGAGGTGTACGACGTCCATCTCGCCGAGGCCGAGGAGACCATCGAGACCTCGCTGGCCACTCCACGCGAGGCCGGCCTGCTCGGCACCGACGTGGGCCTGCCGATGCTGATGCTGTCCCGGCACTCGCTGGACCGGGGCGGGCAGCCGGTGGAGTGGGTGCGGTCGGTGTACCGGGGCGACCGCTACAAATTCGTGGCCCGCCTCAAGCGGCCCCAGGAATAG